The segment tgtatatatgtgtctgtgtttgtccccgccatcaccgcttgacaactgaagtttggtgtatttacgtcctggtaacttagcggttcggcaaaaaacagcCCGATAAAATAAGCGCTACGCTTACAAataataggtcctggggtcgacttattcgactaaagttggtgctcaggcatgactgcagtcaaatgactgaaacaagtaaaagagcaaaagagtgtaTCTATATTACAATTTGCGCTATATCATAATTAGCAGACAGGTGTACCAGAACTGACGAAGGTTGAGACCCTGAAACCAGCTGGTCTACTAGTTTTGTTGTTGCTAGATGGGAGGTATTCGCTCCCTTGTTTACAATATATCGGACAAGATATTGTGTCGTTAACCAGCAGAAGGAGGTGTCTTTCTAGGGTTAAAAGAAGTAGTAACATATTTCTCTGCAGATCAACCACGTTGAAGTGGTGACAATCATTAATTTTCAGTAGAGTTACTACTTATATCTCTTATATAGATTTTAGAAGTAGCAactttgattattttataatctgtattataatatacctatttctttattacccacaaggggctaaacacagaggggacaaacaaggacagacataggtattaagtcgattacatcgaccacagtgcgtaaccggtacttaatttatcgaccccgaaaggatgaaaggcaaagtcgacctcggcggaatttgaactcacaacgtaacgcagacgaaataccgctaggcatttcgcccggcgtgctaacgattcagccagctcaccgccttgtattATAATATACCGGTTAGCCTCCACTGGCGGCCTCAAAACCTAATGAGAAACTGCTAAATAATAACGAAGGTTTATAGGCGCAAGCAGAACTCTCCGATTAGGAggttttatttttgtacatgttTGATTCTGGGTTCCATCCCAATGCGCTGCACCATGGTTATATGCATCCTTCTGTTTCCCCGAGACAACCAATTCCTATGCTAGCTATTTCTTAGACAAAAGctagaaatcacacacacacacacacacaccacacacacacacacacacacacactaacttctCGGGACATTTTAACAATTTAGAGAACTTTTACCAATTTCGTTAACTTCTTTTCTCAAAATTAAAagccttttgtttcattttggaatTTCAGCAAATTActgctttctttgtttcttccgaAAAAGAGTTTCACTGCCATGTTTCAATTTCATTATCATCGCAATAGGTCACTAAAATTTCTAAATAGTTCttaagtttttttattttctcgacCCTAGAAAGTGAAAGGTAATGTtcacctcagtgggatttgaacccggaACATAAAGAGACGGAGAATATAGCGCAAGGCATTTTCTCACGATTGTACCATCCGATTCTACCACCcgattaataatcctttctactataggcgaaAGGCTTGAAACTTTGCAGGAGGGAACgagtttattacatcgaccccagtgttcaactggtacttaatttatcgaccccgtaaagataaatggcaaagtcgacctcgacggaatttgaaaatGAAACGTAAAAAGCCGGGAGAAATATCATTAAGCGTTTTTTATgcactctttattttcttttctactcaaggcacaaggtccgaaatttttagtgaggggttcagtcgattagatcgaccccagtacacaactggtgcttaatttatccacTCTTATATATTATGccggctcactgccttaataattataataatcctttctattataggcacaagtcttgaaattttgttggatgggtagttgattacatcgactggtatttatttcatcgactcttaaataatgaaaggcaaaaagtcgacttcggcagaatttgaactcagaacgtagcgacggacgataTGTCGCCAAGCATttaagcccggcgtgctaaagattccgccagctcgctgctctcataataataataataatggtttcaaattttggcccaaagccagcaatttcggggaggaagTAAGTCGACTGCATTGACTCCAATactcggctggtacttattttatcaagccccgaatggataaaaggcaaagtcgacctcggcagaatttgaactcagaacataaagacagacaaaacgctGCATTTTGTGCGTATGTCAGGTTActgtctaaataataataataacaataataataaataccgtGATGCTGTaagaggcagtggctctcatggcttctgatcttaactgattggaagtgttgtcatgtacattgttttgtcttggtataaaagatgggctacagcaaacattctgctcaataccacaaatatGTTGAGCATGTCCTtcggtggctgacgatatatgcatctccgatcacgagcagaagtagtgggggagcatcatagtcacgtgttgagaggaattctttggagtttgaataattcatctttggaaacctaggtgttttgtttaacatccttaaacagccttTATTTCAAAGCCATTTATGCGGGATGGGCTActgaacctgaagaaaattctaactgggtccccacctgcaaggtcatgtgctgtttatcttgatatgagatcaccctgtcgcgcacacatggttgtgatgcatgtgcctggtttactcttttcagacgggtagtcatgatgggtatactgagcttcttatattttaccccagtgtcactttgatggcatgcacaggctctttcactcaataataataatgataagaagaagaagaggaggaagaagaagaagaagagaaagaagaggaggcgGGAAGGACAGCAGGGTGTGTTTCATATGCAGGAAAGCTGAATAGTTGCCCCATAATTTACCCGTACCAACAGATAAAGATCAATGAATGAAACGGAAAATGTCAGGAAATCCTGTCAGACAACTACTTCGGGAAAAGTGTataaaatttattgatatttactccataaaaaataaagcaacaagTTTTTATAGAATCCAGCTTTCtaaaattatttgtaaatatgGCTATAAAAGAACAGTCCATATCAACAGAAGACCAGCTTCAAACGCAAagtatatcaaataattcaaataaaaattgcGCTATTGAAGGTAATTCAATGTACCTGTTCCCCAATTAAGGGCAATGTGTATTAGGGAAAATGTACGAAAAATCAGGTTATTGACTTCAGcagcaacaagagaaacaaaaaatcTGTATCAGACGAAAATGATGATAATCCAAATAAAGGATCGGATTTTACTCCTCGAGTCTTGAAAAGAAACTGCACCCCTTACGGGTGTTCCTACTCAAAAGATAATGTTTTATACTCGACATGCATGTTTTACGACGGTACGCTGTCGATAATATAATTAcagtatattcatataaaattaggAGGAAATAACCGATATCTAGATGTGTCACTGACCCCAGTAAAGTTTATATTCTCAAAATAAGGGgggaaaaacaaacagaaattaaaagatctaaatgcaaggtcatgcgctgtttatcttgatgtgagatcaccatgtcgcgcacatatggttgtgatgcatgtgccttgtgtaacCTTATCAGGCGgatagtcataatgggtatattgggcttcgtatatttttaccccagcgtcactttgatggcatgcacggctttatcactcaataataataataataataataataataataataataataataataataataagaagaagaagaagaagaagaagaagcagaggaagaggaggaggaggaggcgggaaGGACAGAGGGGTATGTTCAATATGCAAGAAAGCTGAATCGTTGCCCCATAATTTACCTGACGAAGTTTTTTACCAAGTGAAATACAAAGCATTATAAAAGATCAACATCTTAAAGAAGAATATACGATGGAAAACGCAAATAATGATCGCAAAACACTTAACAATTATAAAACATTGAGAACGTAATCTCTGAAGATAGAAGTAAGatataacaacaaaaacgaaacaaataacaaaataagagGAACCTAAATCCTAGAACGGAATGATATTGAccaataaaaactaaataaaaacaaacgaaaatataaataaatggaaatgtgAGGAAGGTTTAAAAAGAgggaattcttttctactctaggtacaaggcccgaaattttgggggagcgaacctgtcgattagatcgaccccacctccgtacgcaattggtacttaatttatccacctcgaaaggatgaaaggcccagtcgacctcggcggaatttgaactcagaacgtaaagatagacgaaatacctatttctttactacccacaaggggctaaacacagatgggaaaaaacaaggacagacaaacggattaagtcgattacatcgaccccagtgcgtaactggtacttaatttatcgaccccggatggatgaaaggcaaagtcgacctcggtggaatttgaactcagaacgtaacggcagacaaaattaatatttatttctttactacccacaaggggctaaacacagagcggacaaacaaggacagacaaacggattaagttgattacatcgaccccagtgcgtaactggtacttaatttatcgaccccgaaaggatgaaaggcaaagtcgacctcggcggaatttgaactcagaacgtaacggcagacgaaatacggctacgcatttcgcccggcgtgcgaacgtttctgccagctcgccgccttaacccattaagtctcactgtcctataaataggacattaaatgagaacattaaataagttatatcacattgtctctgtgtcctataaataggacacagagtatttccatttctacttgaaataaaggagttttaataattactttattcattttaacctatattcaaaaatctgtaaaaatttaaaagtaatattcagaaatttaagtactctgggacttCATGGATTAGAAGAGAAAATTCTAAAGGTAAAAAGCATGACTCCGAGATTCTAAAGTTaagtataatttataaattaaggGCCACAGATCCTCCTAAGGACCAAGGAAATAACTTATCAATTATAGATTCAACATTAAAATAGCAAGAACAGAAATATAGACTTCGCCATCGTGAATTTATATGAAACAGATTCAAATTCAGCCTTAACAAgtgaaatgaaatgagatataaagCGGCCGATGTTGTTACAAAGGAAAATAGATACTCTCTTAAACCCACCCAAACAGAAGTGTCAACACCCAAGCAAATATTACGGAACAGAGATAtagagaaaaagatggaaaataaaagaatgggTCTCTTAACTCTTAACGAAATCAATCACGATTTACACCaactaaaagtaaaataaaataaaacaagagaaaagggagggagacaaaaactacagaaaataccaaaaaaaaaaagcttttgctggcagaaacgttagcacgccgggcgaaatgcttagcagtgtttcttttgtctttacgttctgagtccgaattccgccgaggtcgactttgcttttcatgctttcgctgtcaataaatttagtaccagttgcgtactggtttcGATCTaatcccaaaatttcgggctttgcgcctagagtagaaaagaatggtgGTAATGAATTTCTCTCTCACACGGGGAGGACGGCGATTTTCTTGCCGCTGTCTTGCTTCTCTGTCTCACACATCGTCACTCCTGttctttttgctgttttgttaCTGCTGCTTCTAGTACGCTTTTGGTTACTTCTACCGCAGTGGAGTTGTGTGGTGGTGGAAGAAAGCGACAAGGAAGAGTTATTTTTAATTGCTATTTTGGTAAAAgtctatgaaataaaataaatttgcccTTTAAAACGTATTTTCATGacaaaaaaaattggtaaaataaaattGTGTTAGAAAAATAGTCCATGCACTAACAGCAAATTCCATACGAAAAATACTTTTTCGAGCTGACTTTAACTACAAGAAGaggaatgacaacaacaacaacaacaacaacagtatgcaACCTATAACACGTTGAATGGTTGTTGGCAAAGATGGCTTGCCATTGGTGGTCATCTGGAAGTTCTCCTGTATGTGGAGGACAGTATCATTgtctatatcagtggttctcaacagagttccatataaaattttgtcgttaaaatttatatgcaagagattggttatatttattcaattcacgaaatatttaaactattttctAATACAATTCCTCATTATAtctcattattaaaaaaaaaccaataggcttttttaaaacatcgaatggccATGATGGTCCAGTAAAGTAAAAATAGAGATCAGATTGGTCCATAGggaaaaatggctaaaaaccacagtatattttttaaagtgcATACTTGGACCATTTTAGTATTGGAGCATTTCCTCATTAAAACTgctaaaaaaaattccaaatgtCCTTCAATAAAGCTACTTAGGTGAAGGCTTGTGGAGCAGTGGTCAAGGTGTTGCACTCGCGATTGCTAGATCGTGAGtacgattcccagaccaggaagtgcattgtgttcttgagcaaaacacttcatttcactctgCTCCAgactactcagctgtaaataataACCCTGCGATGGACCGAAGCCCCATCCAGAGAAACCGGAAAACCAGCCTTATACTTCTTACGGAGTAATGTAGACTAACTGAAGCTacttaatgaaacaaaaaaaatacctatttatttcgctttaagcattttgtttttaatagaaaaatatatctaaTCAATATAGTAATTTCTACTATTTACCAGCTTCGGTAAGATTTGAACCAAGAATAAGTAAACAATTAAAAACTGTAATACAGTTCTTCCTACTTGCTTTCCGTGCTCAGCCTTTCATATGTTTTCACGATGTATGAAATGAATCGGATCGTCTACAGCATTTATCATACACCAGCTTGTATTTTAACTTCTCAGGAGAGATGAACTGAAAGGCCAATCTCAGAATAACTTGAAATTAGAACTTTATAAATGAAACACAGTATTTCATTTGAAGCCATAGCCTTTATCATAGCattctgtgtatatgttttcttCATGTTTAGATTGTTTCATTGCTAAcagatttttacatttgttttgtttaggttaAGTTTGAAGGCGATTGCAACATGCTTCAATCCATGACGAAGTTTTTTACCAAGCGAAATACAAAGCATTATAAAAGGTCATTTGATAAAGATTACAATGCAGCGAACGCGTTCATACTTCTCGTCACAGAGAAAATGGAGGAATTATCAAATAAAACTGAAACTGCCAGCCATCGCTATGAAATTGAGTCTAATGAAAATAGCGAACACAGCTCTGACAGTTACAGCTATTGCGATAACTtgaatactaatgattctgctgttTATTACAAAACTAAAAATCTGTGTGATGCACGCAGTGTTCGAGCCACAAAtgtgagagaaaggagaaagcatTCCAGTTGTAATAAGAACGAATTGGCTTGTGAAAACGAAACGTTCCAGAAAGAAATCATTTCTGCCGACAAATTCCCCGCAAAAACACAAATAGAATATAACCAGCTGGATAATATACAAGAATCGGGCTGTGCTAATTGGGAAAATTCTAAAGAATGCGTTAGCAGGAATAGcaagaataatttcaaatttaagcGTCGGACTAAAGTTGATTATTCTTGGTTATTTGACAGAAAAAATATTCCACGACTGAACAGATTCGACCGAGGAAAATTACGAGAATGCTGTCAGTTAATGACTTATGATCAGAGTATATTAGCATATGATGTACTTCAAAAACTCATTGAAGATATATCAGAACCGTCGGTAATTCCACTAATATTAGATaccattattatgtatatacttggGCAAGATAAAGAATCCGCAAGTTTTAGAGATCTCTTCAGGAGAAGAAACCTAACCGAAATCCGCTGGCAAGGATACATGCGTCCCTTTGGCCAACTTTTATCAGTGCTTTTTCCGAAAAGATTTAAACAATTGCCTGATTCTGATCGTCAAAATGAAGTAATCAGCATGGCAAGCATTATTAAAGAGTCCCTTATGAAAAAAAGCAGCAATGTTTTTGTGAACAAGCCTTCAACAGAAAGCGAAGTAATCGAGTTACCAAATGAGTCTAAAGACATCAATGTGGTGTACGTTCAAAGAGTGGACCATGACCGAGGACAAACCAGCGCGCAGAAATCTTACTATGGGAATGAACAATCGTATAAATTTTGCAAAATAGATAAGTTTTAtttaagaaattcaaacaatatattGTCAAATAGTATGTATAAATCTCAGATTTGCCGTTCAAAACCTGGATTAATAGAGAAGCAGAATTTAGAATGGATTGATAGGGAAGAAGAATTCagaagaaggaaaagagtaaTAAAGTGTCGTTCTCAAGCAGTGACTGTACGAGTGATTCGTGATTTCAATTCTAAGccatagaaaatgaaaaattacaataaataaaagttaACATCAGTCAATTTTTCCAGCATTTATTTCTGACAATATATAATTCACAGGAATTCTTTGTTTCAGAGTTTGCatctttatttttacatattccgAATCTTATCATGAgtcgagcaaaaaaaaaatcaaaaaaaaatctgaaaatccaAACTACATTATTGGTggaaatgcataatatattttagTGTAGGACAAAGCCATACGCAATGTACGATGAGAAGACCATATTTCCTTACAATAAATGATATACTGTGAGTTTTGCCACCATAAGAGTTCTATAGCAGATCTAGGAAATATCCTAAATATTGACGAATAGATGAATCGAGGAGCTTTTTATAATTAACAAGCAAATGGCACACAACCATGCACGAGATAGCGAAGAGCAttgtatgtacgcacatatatactaatgtaggataagatttttttcgaaagaaaaatttttatcaatggccagtatatcaaaaaatacctttaaaggttaaatttataaataacttaaaaTAAGGGCAAgataaaaattctaatgccaaatatgccgaaaaaagacaaaattgtcaataaccattataatttatgcgtctcgaaacatgccgatagaaatttctaaaaaattccgttataaccgtattggtcccaatttcggggttaattcataagaatttcccCCTCGTCAGCGAttaatacgtaagacataaatggaatacttactcatacccatggaaaaagcaagcactaagtcctgagtagacctaagtaccccaaatatatccaaaatagggtacttaggtctgctcaggagaCCTAAATAATCGCTGACGAGGGAAATtctgttttagaaatttctatcggcatgtttcgagacacataaattataatggtcattgacaattttgtctttttttcggcatatttgacattagaatttttctcttgcccttattttaagttatttatatgtgtatatatatatacatatacatatatatacatatatatacatatatatatatatatcacgtgatcacgtgaccgaccagaccatcaaatgttttacacatcactggtcacaatgtgttcgcattgttttagccttcgaatgacgtcaccccgctggctaagcgagcaggccgacagaggaaagagagagagaaagagtggtgaaagagtacggcagggatcacccccccccctgccggagactcgtggagcttttaggtgttttcactcaataaacactcacaacgcccggtctgggaatcgaaaccgcgatcctacgaccgcgagttcgctgccctaaccactaggcccttgcgcctccacacacacacacacacacatacacacacacacacacacacacacacacacacacacacacacacatatatatatatattatatattatatatatatatgtatatatatatatacatacatatatatatatatatttatcaatatagggtagcaaaaaaattcaagaaagaattccagaaaaattttctgcaaccagcggtcaagtgagaaaatagaaatagtcacagactatataatatattcaacaaaatattaaggaaagaCCCTTACAGGTCGTTCGATTGcgtaaaaattgttgaaaccttgcagggtacaaagttgaaaaggataaatgtttttatttctcctttagctttcagaattactactatttttgcggtttgagttttggctgctcttttcaagtgagttgaacgacctgtaagggtctttccttaatattttgttatatatatatatatatatataagatggactggacgacattctttatttaaaaattactacaattgtttctacactTCATTCTACCGGTAGAACATTGGTGGGATGATATAATTAACTTATTGAGTAGCCATTATCATCCATAAAAGGTGTTAAATGCGTTTCATCAAGTGATTGCTTAAAATACGATCTTCGTTTGATCATATCATTCCACTCTGGAGTGAAATGACAATATGACTGAAATGACAGTATCATCGAACGAAGTTCTTATTTTAAACAATCGCTTGATGAAACGCATTTGATGGATGATAGTGACTATTCAATATGTTAATAATAGCACCTCACCAATATACTACGTGTGTAAAACtttgtcgaaacaattgtagtgattttaaataaagaatgtctTTCAATCCATTTtctatgatttattttatttataaatatatatatacatacacgcatatattttattgatacatacacagatactcaTACACAAAGCAACACCGAAAATGTCACCAGTATTTTATGTTTGATACAATGTACACTTTTCAAAAAGTCAACCACGGCAAAATCGTAAACTTGTGGGTTCTGTTATGCGACACACTGCATCAACACACTTCGTCAGTATTATCCGCAGGAATACGACAAAAAGGAAaactcaaaaagaaagaaagacacgaGTTTGACAATAAGTACAATTAGGTTATTATTACAGAGGGTGAAAGAAGCGAGAAGATAAGTAAGCGTGATAGAGGAGTGTAatgggaaagagaaaagaaagctaTCAAGGCTGCCACACATCCATAGGCATTCACATACGTTTGCAAAAgcccacatacacaaatatgataCGGTgaaacagagaagagagaaagagacagattccAGGCAGTGAAGCATCGATAGTAAGaacagtagtagtaacaacattaataaaataataacaaataatagtaacaaataaaataataataataataataataataataataataataaaccggctgatgacaacgtgtctctaaaagaaatggagaaactctcaaaatacaaagacctggaaatagaggtaactagaatgtggaatctgaaaacagaaacaattcctatcatagtaggtgcattaggcatgatgaaaaaatattcagacaaatacataacaaaaacaccaggacttacaaacacatataacatacagaaaattgcactactaggcactgcacacatcctacgcagaacactttccatacaataaccatcagagcatcacaacaaatcacagcacatacccaaggcacacagagctgcgctcggtagtgaagtgaaagcacgctataaaaatagaactactgaataataataataataataataataataataataataataataataataataataataataataatagaataggaagccggagatagtcttaattgagaaagaaaacaaacaatgctggatcatagatatagcatgtacacatataaaaatatatatacatgtgtttatgtatgcttatatgtacgtatgtataagtgtgtatatgagtatgtatttgtatttatgacttaaccttatgaactttctaaactctctgacgaaGCCCCGAGACACGCCCAAGTACCTAAATCTTATCTAgcaaatacttcagttcactgaagTGATATAAGTATATTGGGGAGCTTTGGCatcatggctgaaacagctgtaagatattatccTATTTATTGTGATTTAcgctatatattttaataattactggtattttttatatatcgcatatgtaaagcataatatgctatacatgtatgtatactgccaaaatgttttattaaataaataaatagacgtaatataatgtctaaaagttgatgaataccgccccttgatcccctccattttcttattacgttatatatatatatatacaatagcagCGTGAAACATGTTTATAAGCCACATAAGAACACATaaaaaccgttaaattcacttcaacatttaaatgttgaaatgttgaagtgaatctaacggttttgtgtgtgtttttaaatggcttataaacaccttccacgttgtaattgttttcgtttcagcgtATGAACTCAGATTAGggcacttgctatgcaagtaaatctccgtaatatatatatatatatatatatatatatatatatatatatatatatatatatatatatatatatattatatatatatatatatatatatatatatacatatatatgcagctgaagattgctctacattttaaaactgatgtaatacttgcatggTTTAaataaatggagtcgcatgaaccgagcgtactgcattacctctggatatccttgttgcttattttgagtatatatgtatatatatatatatataatatatatatatataatatatatatatatatatataatatatatatgtgtgtatctgtgtgtgtgtgtgtgtgtgtgtgtgtgtgtgtgttgtgtgtgtgtgtgtgtgcataactttTCTAGCAAATAAaacatgatataaaaatatatgcgaaCCGGAACAAAATATAGCAGAAGCATACGTAAAATATTTTGAGGAAGTAATGGGTGGCAGTCTTTAGCACATTCTGGATGACACTCTAATTCCAATAATTCTTAGGTGGAGTTTCTGAATAagctgacctttttttttttacaaaatccaTGAAGGTCTGTAATATTGAAGTATATACTTACTCTTACTCATAGTCGTAATTTGCAGATGATAATCTAGCTTGCTTATTATACTACTTCAGAATCTATTTGTAGAGAGGAGACCTTGAAGGACGAAACGATTATAAAGCTGTAAGGTTAGTCCACACCAGTATAGGGCCGGGTCTTCTggtttctctggtgtatatatcccttcctggatgggacgccagtctatcgcaaaACTACTCATTTttagcagctgagtggactgaagcaacgtaaaatgaagagttttgcttaagaacacaacgcatcacccggtccaggaatcgaaacggcaatcttacgatcatgagttcaacaccctacccactaagccatgcacctccacataaCCAGAATATGCAATGGTAAATTGACAATATCATGACATTGTCAGTTGATACAGATGTCGGCCGTCAACACCAGATGGCAAATCTGACAGTCACATTgcatataat is part of the Octopus sinensis linkage group LG8, ASM634580v1, whole genome shotgun sequence genome and harbors:
- the LOC118764403 gene encoding uncharacterized protein LOC118764403, giving the protein MLQSMTKFFTKRNTKHYKRSFDKDYNAANAFILLVTEKMEELSNKTETASHRYEIESNENSEHSSDSYSYCDNLNTNDSAVYYKTKNLCDARSVRATNVRERRKHSSCNKNELACENETFQKEIISADKFPAKTQIEYNQLDNIQESGCANWENSKECVSRNSKNNFKFKRRTKVDYSWLFDRKNIPRLNRFDRGKLRECCQLMTYDQSILAYDVLQKLIEDISEPSVIPLILDTIIMYILGQDKESASFRDLFRRRNLTEIRWQGYMRPFGQLLSVLFPKRFKQLPDSDRQNEVISMASIIKESLMKKSSNVFVNKPSTESEVIELPNESKDINVVYVQRVDHDRGQTSAQKSYYGNEQSYKFCKIDKFYLRNSNNILSNSMYKSQICRSKPGLIEKQNLEWIDREEEFRRRKRVIKCRSQAVTVRVIRDFNSKP